In Sphaeramia orbicularis chromosome 12, fSphaOr1.1, whole genome shotgun sequence, the following proteins share a genomic window:
- the LOC115430561 gene encoding kinesin-like protein KIF2A isoform X1 produces the protein MAGIFGKIFVGIYVEIKRSDGRIHQAMVTSLHEDNESVTVEWIENGDTKGKEIDLDSVFALNPDVAPDEEIPQSPEAPLPPSSVPKASKVPKTRRITAIPKAENAPRENRAAAVGTTRARPSQHSQAAEPPPPAIAPQPALNQTLIQQQNARRKSNCVKEVEKLQEKREKRRLQQQELREKRAQEVDVNLPNYEIMCMIRDFRASLDYRPLTTNDLIEEHRICVCVRARPLNKKELSVKDLDVITIPSKDVVMVHEPKQKVDLTRYLENQTFRFDYAFDENSTNEMVYRFTAQPLVETIFERGMATCFAYGQTGSGKTHTMGGDFSGKNQDCSKGIYALSARDVFLMLKKPNYKKLDLQVFATFFEIYSGKVFDLLNRKAKLRVLEDGKQQVQVVGLQEREVKCTEDVLKLIEVGNSCRTSGQTSANAHSSRSHAVFQIILRRRGKMHGKFSLIDLAGNERGADTSSADRQTRLEGAEINKSLLALKECIRALGRNKPHTPFRASKLTQVLRDSFIGENSRTCMIATISPGMASCENTLNTLRYANRVKEFGISPSDIPFSQSGGGGGRSELSPTYEVKELTVDPTAALDSRQGGHVTQLEVLEAQWGVGSSPQRDDLKLLCEQNEEEVSPQLFTFHEAVSQLVEMEEQVLEDHRAVFQESIRWLEDEKVLLEMTEEVDYDVESYATQLEQILDQKIDILTELRDKVKSFRTTLQEEEQASKQITPKRPRAL, from the exons ATCGATCTAGACAGCGTCTTTGCTCTGAATCCAGATGTTGCTCCAGATGAAGAGATTCCACAGAGTCCTGAGGCTCCTCTTCCACCATCCTCTGTCCCCAAAGCCAGCAAGGTCCCCAAG ACCAGACGAATCACAGCGATACCGAAGGCAGAGAACGCTCCTCGGGAGAACAGAG CTGCAGCAGTGGGCACCACTCGGGCCCGTCCCAGCCAGCACAGCCAAGCTGCAGAGCCTCCCCCACCAGCCATAGCTCCTCAGCCAGCACTCAACCAGACCCTGATACAGCAGCAGAACG CACGGAGGAAATCCAACTGTGTGAAGGAGGTTGAGAAGCTACAGGAGAAACGAGAAAAGAGACGACTTCAGCAACAAGAACTCAGAGAAAAAAGGGCACaa GAGGTGGATGTCAATTTACCCAACTATGAAATCATGTGTATGATCAGAGACTTCAGAGCCAGTCTGGACTACAGGCCTTTAACCACAAATGATCTG ATCGAGGAGCacaggatatgtgtgtgtgttcgtgctcGTCCACTCAATAAGAAAG AGTTGTCCGTGAAGGATTTAGACGTGATCACCATCCCCAGTAAGGACGTAGTGATGGTCCATGAGCCCAAGCAGAAAGTCGACCTGACCCGCTACTTGGAGAACCAAACCTTTCGCTTTGATTATGCCTTTGATGAAAATTCCACCAATGAAATGGTTTACAG GTTCACTGCTCAGCCTCTGGTTGAAACCATTTTTGAGAGGGGAATGGCAACCTGCTTTGCTTATGGACAAACTGGAAGTGGAAAAACACAT ACAATGGGGGGAGACTTCTCAGGAAAGAACCAGGACTGCTCTAAAGGGATTTATGCACTGTCTG caAGGGATGTCTTCCTCATGTTAAAGAAGCCAAACTACAAGAAGTTAGATCTTCAAGTCTTTGCCACATTTTTTGAGATCTACAGCGGGAAG GTGTTTGACCTACTGAACCGTAAAGCCAAACTCCGGGTCCTGGAGGACGGGAAGCAGCAGGTCCAGGTGGTGGGGCTGCAGGAGAGGGAGGTGAAGTGCACAGAGGACGTCCTCAAGCTCATTGAAGTGGGAAACAGCTGCAG GACGTCTGGTCAGACTTCAGCTAATGCCCATTCTTCCCGGAGCCACGCCGTATTCCAAATCATTCTGCGTCGGCGGGGAAAAATGCACGGAAAGTTTTCTCTTATTGACCTGGCGGGGAATGAGAGAGGGGCGGACACTTCCAGCGCTGACCGCCAGACTCGCCTCGAGGGAGCTGAGATCAACAAGAGCCTGCTGGCGCTCAAG GAGTGTATTCGGGCTCTGGGACGAAACAAACCACACACCCCATTCAGAGCTAGCAAGTTAACCCAAGTACTGCGGGACTCATTCATTGGAGAAAACTCCAGGACCTGCATG ATTGCAACTATCTCTCCTGGGATGGCATCCTGTGAAAACACCCTGAATACACTGAGATATGCCAACAG AGTAAAGGAGTTTGGCATAAGTCCCTCAGACATCCCCTTCTCTCAgagtgggggtggaggggggcgTTCTGAGCTCTCCCCTACTTATGA GGTGAAGGAGCTCACGGTGGACCCCACAGCAGCTTTGGACAGCCGTCAGGGAGGACATGTCACCCAGCTGGAGGTGTTGGAGGCTCAGTGGGGAGTGGGGAGCTCCCCACAGAGAGACGATCTGAAGCTGCTCTGTGAGCAAAAC GAGGAGGAGGTTTCCCCTCAGCTCTTCACTTTCCACGAGGCGGTGTCTCAGCTGGTGGAGATGGAGGAGCAGGTCCTGGAGGACCACAGGGCTGTGTTCCAG GAGTCAATCCGCTGGCTGGAGGATGAGAAGGTCCTTTtggagatgacagaggaggtGGACTATGATGTGGAGTCATATGCAACTCAACTTGAGCAGATCCTGGATCAGAAGATAGACATCCTCACTGAGCTGAGAG ATAAAGTCAAGTCTTTCCGCACTACGCTACAGGAAGAGGAGCAGGCTAGCAAACAAATAACCCCCAAAAGGCCTCGTGCACTAtag
- the LOC115430561 gene encoding kinesin-like protein KIF2A isoform X2: MAGIFGKIFVGIYVEIKRSDGRIHQAMVTSLHEDNESVTVEWIENGDTKGKEIDLDSVFALNPDVAPDEEIPQSPEAPLPPSSVPKASKVPKTRRITAIPKAENAPRENRAAAVGTTRARPSQHSQAAEPPPPAIAPQPALNQTLIQQQNARRKSNCVKEVEKLQEKREKRRLQQQELREKRAQEVDVNLPNYEIMCMIRDFRASLDYRPLTTNDLIEEHRICVCVRARPLNKKELSVKDLDVITIPSKDVVMVHEPKQKVDLTRYLENQTFRFDYAFDENSTNEMVYRFTAQPLVETIFERGMATCFAYGQTGSGKTHTMGGDFSGKNQDCSKGIYALSARDVFLMLKKPNYKKLDLQVFATFFEIYSGKVFDLLNRKAKLRVLEDGKQQVQVVGLQEREVKCTEDVLKLIEVGNSCRTSGQTSANAHSSRSHAVFQIILRRRGKMHGKFSLIDLAGNERGADTSSADRQTRLEGAEINKSLLALKECIRALGRNKPHTPFRASKLTQVLRDSFIGENSRTCMIATISPGMASCENTLNTLRYANRVKELTVDPTAALDSRQGGHVTQLEVLEAQWGVGSSPQRDDLKLLCEQNEEEVSPQLFTFHEAVSQLVEMEEQVLEDHRAVFQESIRWLEDEKVLLEMTEEVDYDVESYATQLEQILDQKIDILTELRDKVKSFRTTLQEEEQASKQITPKRPRAL, from the exons ATCGATCTAGACAGCGTCTTTGCTCTGAATCCAGATGTTGCTCCAGATGAAGAGATTCCACAGAGTCCTGAGGCTCCTCTTCCACCATCCTCTGTCCCCAAAGCCAGCAAGGTCCCCAAG ACCAGACGAATCACAGCGATACCGAAGGCAGAGAACGCTCCTCGGGAGAACAGAG CTGCAGCAGTGGGCACCACTCGGGCCCGTCCCAGCCAGCACAGCCAAGCTGCAGAGCCTCCCCCACCAGCCATAGCTCCTCAGCCAGCACTCAACCAGACCCTGATACAGCAGCAGAACG CACGGAGGAAATCCAACTGTGTGAAGGAGGTTGAGAAGCTACAGGAGAAACGAGAAAAGAGACGACTTCAGCAACAAGAACTCAGAGAAAAAAGGGCACaa GAGGTGGATGTCAATTTACCCAACTATGAAATCATGTGTATGATCAGAGACTTCAGAGCCAGTCTGGACTACAGGCCTTTAACCACAAATGATCTG ATCGAGGAGCacaggatatgtgtgtgtgttcgtgctcGTCCACTCAATAAGAAAG AGTTGTCCGTGAAGGATTTAGACGTGATCACCATCCCCAGTAAGGACGTAGTGATGGTCCATGAGCCCAAGCAGAAAGTCGACCTGACCCGCTACTTGGAGAACCAAACCTTTCGCTTTGATTATGCCTTTGATGAAAATTCCACCAATGAAATGGTTTACAG GTTCACTGCTCAGCCTCTGGTTGAAACCATTTTTGAGAGGGGAATGGCAACCTGCTTTGCTTATGGACAAACTGGAAGTGGAAAAACACAT ACAATGGGGGGAGACTTCTCAGGAAAGAACCAGGACTGCTCTAAAGGGATTTATGCACTGTCTG caAGGGATGTCTTCCTCATGTTAAAGAAGCCAAACTACAAGAAGTTAGATCTTCAAGTCTTTGCCACATTTTTTGAGATCTACAGCGGGAAG GTGTTTGACCTACTGAACCGTAAAGCCAAACTCCGGGTCCTGGAGGACGGGAAGCAGCAGGTCCAGGTGGTGGGGCTGCAGGAGAGGGAGGTGAAGTGCACAGAGGACGTCCTCAAGCTCATTGAAGTGGGAAACAGCTGCAG GACGTCTGGTCAGACTTCAGCTAATGCCCATTCTTCCCGGAGCCACGCCGTATTCCAAATCATTCTGCGTCGGCGGGGAAAAATGCACGGAAAGTTTTCTCTTATTGACCTGGCGGGGAATGAGAGAGGGGCGGACACTTCCAGCGCTGACCGCCAGACTCGCCTCGAGGGAGCTGAGATCAACAAGAGCCTGCTGGCGCTCAAG GAGTGTATTCGGGCTCTGGGACGAAACAAACCACACACCCCATTCAGAGCTAGCAAGTTAACCCAAGTACTGCGGGACTCATTCATTGGAGAAAACTCCAGGACCTGCATG ATTGCAACTATCTCTCCTGGGATGGCATCCTGTGAAAACACCCTGAATACACTGAGATATGCCAACAG GGTGAAGGAGCTCACGGTGGACCCCACAGCAGCTTTGGACAGCCGTCAGGGAGGACATGTCACCCAGCTGGAGGTGTTGGAGGCTCAGTGGGGAGTGGGGAGCTCCCCACAGAGAGACGATCTGAAGCTGCTCTGTGAGCAAAAC GAGGAGGAGGTTTCCCCTCAGCTCTTCACTTTCCACGAGGCGGTGTCTCAGCTGGTGGAGATGGAGGAGCAGGTCCTGGAGGACCACAGGGCTGTGTTCCAG GAGTCAATCCGCTGGCTGGAGGATGAGAAGGTCCTTTtggagatgacagaggaggtGGACTATGATGTGGAGTCATATGCAACTCAACTTGAGCAGATCCTGGATCAGAAGATAGACATCCTCACTGAGCTGAGAG ATAAAGTCAAGTCTTTCCGCACTACGCTACAGGAAGAGGAGCAGGCTAGCAAACAAATAACCCCCAAAAGGCCTCGTGCACTAtag